In one Canis lupus dingo isolate Sandy chromosome 16, ASM325472v2, whole genome shotgun sequence genomic region, the following are encoded:
- the ZNF786 gene encoding zinc finger protein 786 isoform X3 has translation MLPLTFEDVAIYFSEHEWPNLEAWQKELYKHVMRTNYEILVSLDGRLPKPELISWIEQGREFFKNWGESQKSGNIICPSADLQFDPVIGGHLLWGSQQAVNSVEAKCLFQVDPLEGQCFSKPSGGVGGGISFRPDQSVALMNPHRHDTQAPFPVVHSSREPTQREGISSPRTLGLPGFQEVPSWEGTQHPCAVCGESFWKKDHLEKHEGSHLKDQPRRSWKKLRKQADPQQQRSLPQCQRRFPCHDCGRSFRLKQYLLRHLAVHAGKSPLQCPECKMCLPHKQTLLSHRLWHKERPSQGPGYDKSGLPKSSVQAPPSQPSGERSVCGGEGEGALSGEAELARVPSGGKPDPGWAGDECRHAERPAEALQRRPERPFVCVECGKRFTARSRLAIHSRIHTGEKPFQCPECDKSFRLRGLLRAHQRAHGGESPFSCRKCGKGFAKQCKLAEHARLHSGEKPFWCAACGRSFRQRGQLLRHERLHTDEKPFQCPECELSFRLKSMLRAHRLCHGGQRPFSCAECGRGFTHQCKLREHLRVHSGERPFQCPECDKSFRLKGILQAHRRTHSKERPFSCGECGKGFTRQSKLTEHFRVHSGERPFQCPACDRSFRLKGQLLSHQRLHTGERPFQCPECGKSYRVKADMKAHQLLHGGEMPFSCECGKGFAKQSKLIEHVRTHTGEKPFQCPKCDKSFRLKAQLLSHQGLHTGERPFRCPECGKNFREKGHMLRHQRIHRPERPFACGDCGKGFIYKSKLAEHVRVHTKSYSAPSEPDIKKRLSQLFAMIEADWS, from the exons atg CTACCTCTGACTTTTGAGGATGTTGCTATTTATTTCTCTGAGCACGAATGGCCGAATCTAGAGGCATGGCAGAAGGAGCTTTACAAGCATGTAATGAGAACCAATTATGAGATTCTTGTTTCTCTAG ATGGCAGACTTCCCAAACCAGAACTAATATCCTGGATTGAACAGGGGAGAGAGTTCTTCAAGAACTGGGGAGAATCACAGAAATCAGGAAACATAATTTGCCCTTCTGCTGATTTGCAATTTGATCCAGTTATCGGGGGACATCTGCTTTGGG GAAGCCAACAAGCTGTGAATTCCGTAGAAGCTAAATGCCTTTTCCAAGTAGATCCACTAGAGGGCCAGTGCTTCTCTAAACCTTCAGGAGGAGTAGGAGGAGGTATTTCCTTCAGGCCTGACCAAAGCGTGGCCCTCATGAACCCACACAGACATGATACGCAGGCTCCATTTCCAGTAGTCCACAGTTCCAGGGAGCCTACCCAAAGAGAAGGAATCTCAAGTCCTAGAACTCTGGGTCTCCCTGGCTTCCAGGAAGTTCCCTCCTGGGAGGGCACCCAGCACCCTTGTGCTGTCTGTGGAGAAAGCTTTTGGAAGAAGGACCACTTAGAGAAGCATGAGGGGAGCCACCTGAAAGACCAGCCACGTAGGTCCTGGAAGAAGTTACGCAAACAAGCTGATCCACAGCAACAGCGGAGCCTCCCTCAGTGTCAGAGGCGCTTCCCATGTCACGATTGTGGGAGGAGCTTCCGCCTGAAGCAGTATTTGCTTAGACATCTGGCTGTCCACGCAGGGAAGAGTCCCCTGCAGTGCCCTGAATGTAAAATGTGCCTCCCGCACAAGCAGACACTTCTCAGCCACCGCCTGTGGCACAAGGAGAGGCCTTCCCAGGGCCCCGGATATGACAAGAGCGGTCTCCCAAAGAGCAGCGTGCAGGCCCCGCCCAGCCAGCCCAGCGGGGAGAGGTCAGTCTGCGGTGGAGAAGGCGAGGGGGCCCTGTCCGGGGAGGCTGAGCTGGCCCGCGTGCCGTCGGGAGGGAAGCCAGACCCCGGATGGGCGGGTGACGAGTGCCGCCACGCCGAGAGGCCCGCGGAGGCCCTGCAGCGCCGCCCCGAGAGGCCGTTCGTTTGCGTGGAGTGTGGTAAGCGCTTCACCGCACGGTCCAGGCTGGCCATCCACAGCAGGATACACACGGGAGAGAAGCCCTTCCAGTGCCCCGAGTGTGACAAGAGTTTCCGCCTGCGCGGCCTGCTGAGGGCCCACCAGCGTGCGCACGGTGGCGAGAGTCCGTTCTCCTGCAGGAAGTGTGGCAAGGGCTTTGCCAAGCAGTGTAAGCTCGCGGAGCACGCCCGCCTGCACAGCGGGGAGAAGCCGTTCTGGTGTGCGGCTTGCGGCAGGAGCTTCCGCCAGAGGGGCCAGCTGCTAAGGCACGAGCGCCTGCACACAGACGAGAAGCCCTTCCAGTGCCCCGAGTGCGAACTGAGCTTCCGACTGAAGAGCATGTTGAGGGCACACCGGCTGTGCCACGGCGGGCAGAGGCCATTCTCCTGCGCGGAGTGCGGCCGTGGCTTCACGCACCAGTGCAAGCTCCGCGAGCACCTGCGGGTGCACAGCGGGGAGAGGCCCTTCCAGTGCCCCGAGTGTGACAAGAGCTTCCGCCTGAAGGGCATCCTGCAGGCGCACCGGCGCACGCACAGCAAGGAGCGGCCCTTCTCGTGCGGGGAGTGCGGCAAGGGCTTCACCCGCCAGTCCAAGCTCACCGAGCACTTCCGCGTGCACAGTGGGGAGAGGCCGTTTCAGTGCCCTGCCTGCGACCGGAGCTTCCGCCTGAAGGGGCAGCTCCTGAGCCACCAGCGCCTGCACACCGGGGAGAGACCCTTCCAGTGCCCTGAGTGCGGCAAGAGCTACCGAGTCAAGGCGGACATGAAGGCGCACCAGCTGCTGCACGGCGGGGAGATGCCCTTCTCCTGCGAGTGCGGCAAAGGCTTTGCCAAGCAGTCCAAGCTCATCGAACACGTCAGGACGCACACGGGGGAGAAGCCTTTCCAGTGTCCCAAATGTGACAAGAGCTTCCGCCTAAAGGCCCAGCTGCTCAGCCACCAAGGCCTGCACACCGGGGAGAGGCCTTTCCGCTGCCCCGAGTGTGGTAAGAACTTCCGGGAGAAGGGACACATGCTGCGGCACCAGCGCATCCATAGGCCTGAGAGGCCGTTTGCCTGTGGCGACTGTGGGAAGGGCTTCATTTATAAGTCCAAACTCGCGGAACATGTCCGAGTGCACACAAAATCCTACAGTGCTCCCAGTGAGCCTGACATTAAGAAAAGGCTTAGCCAGCTGTTTGCAATGATAGAGGCTGACTGGAGTTGA
- the ZNF786 gene encoding zinc finger protein 786 isoform X2, with product MAEPAPLPLTFEDVAIYFSEHEWPNLEAWQKELYKHVMRTNYEILVSLDGRLPKPELISWIEQGREFFKNWGESQKSGNIICPSADLQFDPVIGGHLLWGSQQAVNSVEAKCLFQVDPLEGQCFSKPSGGVGGGISFRPDQSVALMNPHRHDTQAPFPVVHSSREPTQREGISSPRTLGLPGFQEVPSWEGTQHPCAVCGESFWKKDHLEKHEGSHLKDQPRRSWKKLRKQADPQQQRSLPQCQRRFPCHDCGRSFRLKQYLLRHLAVHAGKSPLQCPECKMCLPHKQTLLSHRLWHKERPSQGPGYDKSGLPKSSVQAPPSQPSGERSVCGGEGEGALSGEAELARVPSGGKPDPGWAGDECRHAERPAEALQRRPERPFVCVECGKRFTARSRLAIHSRIHTGEKPFQCPECDKSFRLRGLLRAHQRAHGGESPFSCRKCGKGFAKQCKLAEHARLHSGEKPFWCAACGRSFRQRGQLLRHERLHTDEKPFQCPECELSFRLKSMLRAHRLCHGGQRPFSCAECGRGFTHQCKLREHLRVHSGERPFQCPECDKSFRLKGILQAHRRTHSKERPFSCGECGKGFTRQSKLTEHFRVHSGERPFQCPACDRSFRLKGQLLSHQRLHTGERPFQCPECGKSYRVKADMKAHQLLHGGEMPFSCECGKGFAKQSKLIEHVRTHTGEKPFQCPKCDKSFRLKAQLLSHQGLHTGERPFRCPECGKNFREKGHMLRHQRIHRPERPFACGDCGKGFIYKSKLAEHVRVHTKSYSAPSEPDIKKRLSQLFAMIEADWS from the exons ATGGCCGAGCCGGCTCCG CTACCTCTGACTTTTGAGGATGTTGCTATTTATTTCTCTGAGCACGAATGGCCGAATCTAGAGGCATGGCAGAAGGAGCTTTACAAGCATGTAATGAGAACCAATTATGAGATTCTTGTTTCTCTAG ATGGCAGACTTCCCAAACCAGAACTAATATCCTGGATTGAACAGGGGAGAGAGTTCTTCAAGAACTGGGGAGAATCACAGAAATCAGGAAACATAATTTGCCCTTCTGCTGATTTGCAATTTGATCCAGTTATCGGGGGACATCTGCTTTGGG GAAGCCAACAAGCTGTGAATTCCGTAGAAGCTAAATGCCTTTTCCAAGTAGATCCACTAGAGGGCCAGTGCTTCTCTAAACCTTCAGGAGGAGTAGGAGGAGGTATTTCCTTCAGGCCTGACCAAAGCGTGGCCCTCATGAACCCACACAGACATGATACGCAGGCTCCATTTCCAGTAGTCCACAGTTCCAGGGAGCCTACCCAAAGAGAAGGAATCTCAAGTCCTAGAACTCTGGGTCTCCCTGGCTTCCAGGAAGTTCCCTCCTGGGAGGGCACCCAGCACCCTTGTGCTGTCTGTGGAGAAAGCTTTTGGAAGAAGGACCACTTAGAGAAGCATGAGGGGAGCCACCTGAAAGACCAGCCACGTAGGTCCTGGAAGAAGTTACGCAAACAAGCTGATCCACAGCAACAGCGGAGCCTCCCTCAGTGTCAGAGGCGCTTCCCATGTCACGATTGTGGGAGGAGCTTCCGCCTGAAGCAGTATTTGCTTAGACATCTGGCTGTCCACGCAGGGAAGAGTCCCCTGCAGTGCCCTGAATGTAAAATGTGCCTCCCGCACAAGCAGACACTTCTCAGCCACCGCCTGTGGCACAAGGAGAGGCCTTCCCAGGGCCCCGGATATGACAAGAGCGGTCTCCCAAAGAGCAGCGTGCAGGCCCCGCCCAGCCAGCCCAGCGGGGAGAGGTCAGTCTGCGGTGGAGAAGGCGAGGGGGCCCTGTCCGGGGAGGCTGAGCTGGCCCGCGTGCCGTCGGGAGGGAAGCCAGACCCCGGATGGGCGGGTGACGAGTGCCGCCACGCCGAGAGGCCCGCGGAGGCCCTGCAGCGCCGCCCCGAGAGGCCGTTCGTTTGCGTGGAGTGTGGTAAGCGCTTCACCGCACGGTCCAGGCTGGCCATCCACAGCAGGATACACACGGGAGAGAAGCCCTTCCAGTGCCCCGAGTGTGACAAGAGTTTCCGCCTGCGCGGCCTGCTGAGGGCCCACCAGCGTGCGCACGGTGGCGAGAGTCCGTTCTCCTGCAGGAAGTGTGGCAAGGGCTTTGCCAAGCAGTGTAAGCTCGCGGAGCACGCCCGCCTGCACAGCGGGGAGAAGCCGTTCTGGTGTGCGGCTTGCGGCAGGAGCTTCCGCCAGAGGGGCCAGCTGCTAAGGCACGAGCGCCTGCACACAGACGAGAAGCCCTTCCAGTGCCCCGAGTGCGAACTGAGCTTCCGACTGAAGAGCATGTTGAGGGCACACCGGCTGTGCCACGGCGGGCAGAGGCCATTCTCCTGCGCGGAGTGCGGCCGTGGCTTCACGCACCAGTGCAAGCTCCGCGAGCACCTGCGGGTGCACAGCGGGGAGAGGCCCTTCCAGTGCCCCGAGTGTGACAAGAGCTTCCGCCTGAAGGGCATCCTGCAGGCGCACCGGCGCACGCACAGCAAGGAGCGGCCCTTCTCGTGCGGGGAGTGCGGCAAGGGCTTCACCCGCCAGTCCAAGCTCACCGAGCACTTCCGCGTGCACAGTGGGGAGAGGCCGTTTCAGTGCCCTGCCTGCGACCGGAGCTTCCGCCTGAAGGGGCAGCTCCTGAGCCACCAGCGCCTGCACACCGGGGAGAGACCCTTCCAGTGCCCTGAGTGCGGCAAGAGCTACCGAGTCAAGGCGGACATGAAGGCGCACCAGCTGCTGCACGGCGGGGAGATGCCCTTCTCCTGCGAGTGCGGCAAAGGCTTTGCCAAGCAGTCCAAGCTCATCGAACACGTCAGGACGCACACGGGGGAGAAGCCTTTCCAGTGTCCCAAATGTGACAAGAGCTTCCGCCTAAAGGCCCAGCTGCTCAGCCACCAAGGCCTGCACACCGGGGAGAGGCCTTTCCGCTGCCCCGAGTGTGGTAAGAACTTCCGGGAGAAGGGACACATGCTGCGGCACCAGCGCATCCATAGGCCTGAGAGGCCGTTTGCCTGTGGCGACTGTGGGAAGGGCTTCATTTATAAGTCCAAACTCGCGGAACATGTCCGAGTGCACACAAAATCCTACAGTGCTCCCAGTGAGCCTGACATTAAGAAAAGGCTTAGCCAGCTGTTTGCAATGATAGAGGCTGACTGGAGTTGA
- the ZNF786 gene encoding zinc finger protein 786 isoform X1, whose amino-acid sequence MILKKRTTKGELPYQLPLTFEDVAIYFSEHEWPNLEAWQKELYKHVMRTNYEILVSLDGRLPKPELISWIEQGREFFKNWGESQKSGNIICPSADLQFDPVIGGHLLWGSQQAVNSVEAKCLFQVDPLEGQCFSKPSGGVGGGISFRPDQSVALMNPHRHDTQAPFPVVHSSREPTQREGISSPRTLGLPGFQEVPSWEGTQHPCAVCGESFWKKDHLEKHEGSHLKDQPRRSWKKLRKQADPQQQRSLPQCQRRFPCHDCGRSFRLKQYLLRHLAVHAGKSPLQCPECKMCLPHKQTLLSHRLWHKERPSQGPGYDKSGLPKSSVQAPPSQPSGERSVCGGEGEGALSGEAELARVPSGGKPDPGWAGDECRHAERPAEALQRRPERPFVCVECGKRFTARSRLAIHSRIHTGEKPFQCPECDKSFRLRGLLRAHQRAHGGESPFSCRKCGKGFAKQCKLAEHARLHSGEKPFWCAACGRSFRQRGQLLRHERLHTDEKPFQCPECELSFRLKSMLRAHRLCHGGQRPFSCAECGRGFTHQCKLREHLRVHSGERPFQCPECDKSFRLKGILQAHRRTHSKERPFSCGECGKGFTRQSKLTEHFRVHSGERPFQCPACDRSFRLKGQLLSHQRLHTGERPFQCPECGKSYRVKADMKAHQLLHGGEMPFSCECGKGFAKQSKLIEHVRTHTGEKPFQCPKCDKSFRLKAQLLSHQGLHTGERPFRCPECGKNFREKGHMLRHQRIHRPERPFACGDCGKGFIYKSKLAEHVRVHTKSYSAPSEPDIKKRLSQLFAMIEADWS is encoded by the exons atgattctgaaaaaaagaacaacGAAAGGCGAATTGCCCTACCAG CTACCTCTGACTTTTGAGGATGTTGCTATTTATTTCTCTGAGCACGAATGGCCGAATCTAGAGGCATGGCAGAAGGAGCTTTACAAGCATGTAATGAGAACCAATTATGAGATTCTTGTTTCTCTAG ATGGCAGACTTCCCAAACCAGAACTAATATCCTGGATTGAACAGGGGAGAGAGTTCTTCAAGAACTGGGGAGAATCACAGAAATCAGGAAACATAATTTGCCCTTCTGCTGATTTGCAATTTGATCCAGTTATCGGGGGACATCTGCTTTGGG GAAGCCAACAAGCTGTGAATTCCGTAGAAGCTAAATGCCTTTTCCAAGTAGATCCACTAGAGGGCCAGTGCTTCTCTAAACCTTCAGGAGGAGTAGGAGGAGGTATTTCCTTCAGGCCTGACCAAAGCGTGGCCCTCATGAACCCACACAGACATGATACGCAGGCTCCATTTCCAGTAGTCCACAGTTCCAGGGAGCCTACCCAAAGAGAAGGAATCTCAAGTCCTAGAACTCTGGGTCTCCCTGGCTTCCAGGAAGTTCCCTCCTGGGAGGGCACCCAGCACCCTTGTGCTGTCTGTGGAGAAAGCTTTTGGAAGAAGGACCACTTAGAGAAGCATGAGGGGAGCCACCTGAAAGACCAGCCACGTAGGTCCTGGAAGAAGTTACGCAAACAAGCTGATCCACAGCAACAGCGGAGCCTCCCTCAGTGTCAGAGGCGCTTCCCATGTCACGATTGTGGGAGGAGCTTCCGCCTGAAGCAGTATTTGCTTAGACATCTGGCTGTCCACGCAGGGAAGAGTCCCCTGCAGTGCCCTGAATGTAAAATGTGCCTCCCGCACAAGCAGACACTTCTCAGCCACCGCCTGTGGCACAAGGAGAGGCCTTCCCAGGGCCCCGGATATGACAAGAGCGGTCTCCCAAAGAGCAGCGTGCAGGCCCCGCCCAGCCAGCCCAGCGGGGAGAGGTCAGTCTGCGGTGGAGAAGGCGAGGGGGCCCTGTCCGGGGAGGCTGAGCTGGCCCGCGTGCCGTCGGGAGGGAAGCCAGACCCCGGATGGGCGGGTGACGAGTGCCGCCACGCCGAGAGGCCCGCGGAGGCCCTGCAGCGCCGCCCCGAGAGGCCGTTCGTTTGCGTGGAGTGTGGTAAGCGCTTCACCGCACGGTCCAGGCTGGCCATCCACAGCAGGATACACACGGGAGAGAAGCCCTTCCAGTGCCCCGAGTGTGACAAGAGTTTCCGCCTGCGCGGCCTGCTGAGGGCCCACCAGCGTGCGCACGGTGGCGAGAGTCCGTTCTCCTGCAGGAAGTGTGGCAAGGGCTTTGCCAAGCAGTGTAAGCTCGCGGAGCACGCCCGCCTGCACAGCGGGGAGAAGCCGTTCTGGTGTGCGGCTTGCGGCAGGAGCTTCCGCCAGAGGGGCCAGCTGCTAAGGCACGAGCGCCTGCACACAGACGAGAAGCCCTTCCAGTGCCCCGAGTGCGAACTGAGCTTCCGACTGAAGAGCATGTTGAGGGCACACCGGCTGTGCCACGGCGGGCAGAGGCCATTCTCCTGCGCGGAGTGCGGCCGTGGCTTCACGCACCAGTGCAAGCTCCGCGAGCACCTGCGGGTGCACAGCGGGGAGAGGCCCTTCCAGTGCCCCGAGTGTGACAAGAGCTTCCGCCTGAAGGGCATCCTGCAGGCGCACCGGCGCACGCACAGCAAGGAGCGGCCCTTCTCGTGCGGGGAGTGCGGCAAGGGCTTCACCCGCCAGTCCAAGCTCACCGAGCACTTCCGCGTGCACAGTGGGGAGAGGCCGTTTCAGTGCCCTGCCTGCGACCGGAGCTTCCGCCTGAAGGGGCAGCTCCTGAGCCACCAGCGCCTGCACACCGGGGAGAGACCCTTCCAGTGCCCTGAGTGCGGCAAGAGCTACCGAGTCAAGGCGGACATGAAGGCGCACCAGCTGCTGCACGGCGGGGAGATGCCCTTCTCCTGCGAGTGCGGCAAAGGCTTTGCCAAGCAGTCCAAGCTCATCGAACACGTCAGGACGCACACGGGGGAGAAGCCTTTCCAGTGTCCCAAATGTGACAAGAGCTTCCGCCTAAAGGCCCAGCTGCTCAGCCACCAAGGCCTGCACACCGGGGAGAGGCCTTTCCGCTGCCCCGAGTGTGGTAAGAACTTCCGGGAGAAGGGACACATGCTGCGGCACCAGCGCATCCATAGGCCTGAGAGGCCGTTTGCCTGTGGCGACTGTGGGAAGGGCTTCATTTATAAGTCCAAACTCGCGGAACATGTCCGAGTGCACACAAAATCCTACAGTGCTCCCAGTGAGCCTGACATTAAGAAAAGGCTTAGCCAGCTGTTTGCAATGATAGAGGCTGACTGGAGTTGA
- the ZNF786 gene encoding zinc finger protein 786 isoform X4 — MRTNYEILVSLDGRLPKPELISWIEQGREFFKNWGESQKSGNIICPSADLQFDPVIGGHLLWGSQQAVNSVEAKCLFQVDPLEGQCFSKPSGGVGGGISFRPDQSVALMNPHRHDTQAPFPVVHSSREPTQREGISSPRTLGLPGFQEVPSWEGTQHPCAVCGESFWKKDHLEKHEGSHLKDQPRRSWKKLRKQADPQQQRSLPQCQRRFPCHDCGRSFRLKQYLLRHLAVHAGKSPLQCPECKMCLPHKQTLLSHRLWHKERPSQGPGYDKSGLPKSSVQAPPSQPSGERSVCGGEGEGALSGEAELARVPSGGKPDPGWAGDECRHAERPAEALQRRPERPFVCVECGKRFTARSRLAIHSRIHTGEKPFQCPECDKSFRLRGLLRAHQRAHGGESPFSCRKCGKGFAKQCKLAEHARLHSGEKPFWCAACGRSFRQRGQLLRHERLHTDEKPFQCPECELSFRLKSMLRAHRLCHGGQRPFSCAECGRGFTHQCKLREHLRVHSGERPFQCPECDKSFRLKGILQAHRRTHSKERPFSCGECGKGFTRQSKLTEHFRVHSGERPFQCPACDRSFRLKGQLLSHQRLHTGERPFQCPECGKSYRVKADMKAHQLLHGGEMPFSCECGKGFAKQSKLIEHVRTHTGEKPFQCPKCDKSFRLKAQLLSHQGLHTGERPFRCPECGKNFREKGHMLRHQRIHRPERPFACGDCGKGFIYKSKLAEHVRVHTKSYSAPSEPDIKKRLSQLFAMIEADWS; from the exons ATGAGAACCAATTATGAGATTCTTGTTTCTCTAG ATGGCAGACTTCCCAAACCAGAACTAATATCCTGGATTGAACAGGGGAGAGAGTTCTTCAAGAACTGGGGAGAATCACAGAAATCAGGAAACATAATTTGCCCTTCTGCTGATTTGCAATTTGATCCAGTTATCGGGGGACATCTGCTTTGGG GAAGCCAACAAGCTGTGAATTCCGTAGAAGCTAAATGCCTTTTCCAAGTAGATCCACTAGAGGGCCAGTGCTTCTCTAAACCTTCAGGAGGAGTAGGAGGAGGTATTTCCTTCAGGCCTGACCAAAGCGTGGCCCTCATGAACCCACACAGACATGATACGCAGGCTCCATTTCCAGTAGTCCACAGTTCCAGGGAGCCTACCCAAAGAGAAGGAATCTCAAGTCCTAGAACTCTGGGTCTCCCTGGCTTCCAGGAAGTTCCCTCCTGGGAGGGCACCCAGCACCCTTGTGCTGTCTGTGGAGAAAGCTTTTGGAAGAAGGACCACTTAGAGAAGCATGAGGGGAGCCACCTGAAAGACCAGCCACGTAGGTCCTGGAAGAAGTTACGCAAACAAGCTGATCCACAGCAACAGCGGAGCCTCCCTCAGTGTCAGAGGCGCTTCCCATGTCACGATTGTGGGAGGAGCTTCCGCCTGAAGCAGTATTTGCTTAGACATCTGGCTGTCCACGCAGGGAAGAGTCCCCTGCAGTGCCCTGAATGTAAAATGTGCCTCCCGCACAAGCAGACACTTCTCAGCCACCGCCTGTGGCACAAGGAGAGGCCTTCCCAGGGCCCCGGATATGACAAGAGCGGTCTCCCAAAGAGCAGCGTGCAGGCCCCGCCCAGCCAGCCCAGCGGGGAGAGGTCAGTCTGCGGTGGAGAAGGCGAGGGGGCCCTGTCCGGGGAGGCTGAGCTGGCCCGCGTGCCGTCGGGAGGGAAGCCAGACCCCGGATGGGCGGGTGACGAGTGCCGCCACGCCGAGAGGCCCGCGGAGGCCCTGCAGCGCCGCCCCGAGAGGCCGTTCGTTTGCGTGGAGTGTGGTAAGCGCTTCACCGCACGGTCCAGGCTGGCCATCCACAGCAGGATACACACGGGAGAGAAGCCCTTCCAGTGCCCCGAGTGTGACAAGAGTTTCCGCCTGCGCGGCCTGCTGAGGGCCCACCAGCGTGCGCACGGTGGCGAGAGTCCGTTCTCCTGCAGGAAGTGTGGCAAGGGCTTTGCCAAGCAGTGTAAGCTCGCGGAGCACGCCCGCCTGCACAGCGGGGAGAAGCCGTTCTGGTGTGCGGCTTGCGGCAGGAGCTTCCGCCAGAGGGGCCAGCTGCTAAGGCACGAGCGCCTGCACACAGACGAGAAGCCCTTCCAGTGCCCCGAGTGCGAACTGAGCTTCCGACTGAAGAGCATGTTGAGGGCACACCGGCTGTGCCACGGCGGGCAGAGGCCATTCTCCTGCGCGGAGTGCGGCCGTGGCTTCACGCACCAGTGCAAGCTCCGCGAGCACCTGCGGGTGCACAGCGGGGAGAGGCCCTTCCAGTGCCCCGAGTGTGACAAGAGCTTCCGCCTGAAGGGCATCCTGCAGGCGCACCGGCGCACGCACAGCAAGGAGCGGCCCTTCTCGTGCGGGGAGTGCGGCAAGGGCTTCACCCGCCAGTCCAAGCTCACCGAGCACTTCCGCGTGCACAGTGGGGAGAGGCCGTTTCAGTGCCCTGCCTGCGACCGGAGCTTCCGCCTGAAGGGGCAGCTCCTGAGCCACCAGCGCCTGCACACCGGGGAGAGACCCTTCCAGTGCCCTGAGTGCGGCAAGAGCTACCGAGTCAAGGCGGACATGAAGGCGCACCAGCTGCTGCACGGCGGGGAGATGCCCTTCTCCTGCGAGTGCGGCAAAGGCTTTGCCAAGCAGTCCAAGCTCATCGAACACGTCAGGACGCACACGGGGGAGAAGCCTTTCCAGTGTCCCAAATGTGACAAGAGCTTCCGCCTAAAGGCCCAGCTGCTCAGCCACCAAGGCCTGCACACCGGGGAGAGGCCTTTCCGCTGCCCCGAGTGTGGTAAGAACTTCCGGGAGAAGGGACACATGCTGCGGCACCAGCGCATCCATAGGCCTGAGAGGCCGTTTGCCTGTGGCGACTGTGGGAAGGGCTTCATTTATAAGTCCAAACTCGCGGAACATGTCCGAGTGCACACAAAATCCTACAGTGCTCCCAGTGAGCCTGACATTAAGAAAAGGCTTAGCCAGCTGTTTGCAATGATAGAGGCTGACTGGAGTTGA